A genomic stretch from Empedobacter stercoris includes:
- a CDS encoding Spy/CpxP family protein refolding chaperone, producing MRTAFYKYLGLGLIAFTLTTASAQDRKEGSREQKLQQLKKDLNLTDAQVIKIKQIEDSYVDEKLELKKKMREVRQKEFNEIDNVFTPEQRATLKELHNKRHQNRKGAN from the coding sequence ATGAGAACAGCATTTTATAAATATTTAGGTTTGGGATTAATTGCTTTCACTTTAACAACTGCATCAGCGCAAGATAGAAAAGAAGGTTCGAGAGAGCAAAAACTACAACAATTAAAAAAAGATTTGAATTTGACAGATGCACAAGTCATCAAAATAAAACAAATTGAAGACAGTTATGTTGATGAAAAACTTGAATTGAAAAAGAAAATGAGAGAAGTTCGTCAAAAAGAATTTAATGAAATCGATAATGTTTTTACGCCAGAACAGCGCGCCACATTAAAAGAGTTACACAACAAAAGACATCAAAATAGAAAAGGAGCTAATTAA